A portion of the Chlamydia caviae GPIC genome contains these proteins:
- a CDS encoding polymorphic outer membrane protein middle domain-containing protein: MTQRPNPWIFCCCALSCLCFSPAYAAVLKTLTATDNFDGINNAAFPTKTSDSDEGTNYILSNDIVIQNVAATNPRNSSCFKNTKGNLIFNGNNRSLTFNNITTAVEGKAILNSSETFLSMSCFSKLQFLEPVSSRKGKSIVVSKGTLMFRTNKELLFDGCYSSDKGGAICCMPSPGSARNSSLTFSRNRKVTFSNNTSVNGGGAIYTQHLRIIAAGPTLFTNNMSSGDVNSRPGGGAIAIAKDGELSLFAEDGDITFSGNLTSRGRHFEKNAIHLENDAYISYITAKEGRSVTFYDAITSTNASTVPLLINQLTDGTTHKGSVVLSAKDCVASCSSLISTNMSRIAQDIILAGGSLNLNSGVILTTNSITQHPNTTFVIDQSTMLRLQENAHILNMTIPVKLQTLVLRPKESKRKYNSLSSRQPGQIILLSQDKIFSLSGSINIDFEDEDFYENLELANPVKVPLIHIEARELEDIRIKIDHLHVPTNPYGYQGSWDLQWLDTPSQQISTRLANNAEKTAQLIWTPKHYRPRLIDTQGNSLVPNSLWNAFVDIRGIHNLMDTVSDGSLYHNGLWAAEVSNYFHKDHHKDNRGFRHTSGGYALGLSQQTPSKDIFSLGFFQMFGVSKDASLAKNHEHILAGSVYAQHSIPVQPILNWSLGNLWVRPEFLSKISSDIPLILNIQATYSHSKNKLTISRKSSEITHGYWNTHCIGAELGSSLSFDFYEEHNIFHHILPFMNLQGVYAYQRKFKEEGEKKHEITSSKLGNISLPVGIRLEGHTSQWPIFYATSVAFIADLYRQNPCSTITATYEPFAIWETSGTNLERQALAAQLSMHCAILENITLFSKCCAEIRKSSQYYSGDIGSQFLF; this comes from the coding sequence ATGACGCAAAGACCGAATCCATGGATTTTTTGCTGCTGTGCTCTGTCTTGTTTGTGTTTTTCACCAGCATATGCTGCTGTGTTAAAAACACTCACCGCAACCGATAATTTTGACGGCATAAATAACGCAGCTTTCCCTACGAAAACTTCTGATAGTGATGAAGGAACGAACTACATTCTCTCCAACGATATTGTAATACAAAATGTCGCGGCTACAAATCCTAGAAACAGTAGCTGTTTTAAAAATACAAAAGGGAATCTTATATTTAACGGAAACAATCGTAGCTTGACCTTCAATAACATCACTACAGCCGTTGAAGGAAAAGCCATTTTAAATTCCTCGGAAACTTTCCTTTCTATGTCCTGCTTTTCCAAACTACAGTTCTTAGAGCCTGTAAGCTCAAGAAAAGGGAAAAGTATCGTAGTCTCTAAAGGCACCTTAATGTTTCGAACAAATAAGGAGTTGCTCTTTGATGGATGTTACTCTTCAGATAAAGGTGGCGCTATATGCTGTATGCCATCTCCTGGATCAGCACGCAACTCCTCACTAACATTTTCACGCAACAGAAAAGTAACATTCTCTAATAATACATCCGTAAATGGTGGGGGAGCGATCTATACACAACACCTGCGTATAATAGCCGCGGGTCCTACCCTCTTTACTAATAACATGTCTTCAGGAGATGTAAATTCTCGACCTGGGGGCGGAGCTATCGCCATCGCTAAAGATGGAGAGTTATCTCTATTTGCAGAAGATGGGGATATTACCTTTTCAGGAAATCTCACATCTAGAGGGAGACATTTCGAGAAAAATGCCATCCATTTAGAAAATGATGCTTATATCAGCTACATAACAGCAAAAGAAGGGAGGTCTGTCACCTTCTACGATGCGATTACCTCTACAAATGCCTCTACAGTTCCCCTACTTATTAACCAACTTACCGATGGGACAACGCATAAAGGCAGCGTTGTCCTTTCTGCGAAAGACTGTGTAGCGTCATGCTCGTCCTTAATTTCTACGAATATGTCTAGGATTGCTCAAGATATTATATTAGCAGGAGGCTCTCTAAATTTAAATTCAGGTGTGATTCTCACAACAAACAGTATTACGCAACATCCTAATACTACGTTTGTTATAGATCAAAGCACCATGCTGAGATTGCAAGAAAATGCGCACATATTAAATATGACCATTCCTGTAAAACTCCAAACTTTAGTTTTGCGTCCCAAGGAATCTAAACGGAAATATAATTCGTTGTCCTCTCGTCAGCCTGGGCAAATTATCCTCCTCTCACAAGATAAAATATTTTCCCTATCAGGATCTATAAATATCGATTTTGAAGATGAAGATTTTTATGAAAATCTAGAGCTAGCTAATCCTGTAAAAGTTCCCTTAATTCATATTGAAGCTCGAGAATTAGAAGATATACGTATTAAAATTGATCATCTACATGTTCCCACGAATCCTTATGGCTATCAAGGATCCTGGGATCTTCAATGGCTAGACACCCCCTCGCAACAGATAAGCACGCGCTTAGCAAATAATGCTGAGAAAACGGCCCAGCTGATATGGACGCCTAAACACTACCGCCCCCGTCTTATTGACACTCAAGGGAATTCTTTAGTTCCCAATAGCTTATGGAATGCTTTTGTAGATATTCGTGGTATCCACAACCTTATGGATACTGTCTCTGACGGCAGCTTATACCACAATGGCCTATGGGCTGCAGAAGTCTCTAACTATTTCCATAAAGACCACCATAAAGATAACCGCGGATTCCGTCATACTAGTGGCGGCTATGCTTTAGGACTCTCACAACAAACTCCCTCTAAAGATATTTTTAGCCTAGGCTTTTTCCAAATGTTCGGGGTTTCTAAAGATGCCTCCCTAGCAAAAAATCATGAACATATCCTGGCAGGATCCGTATATGCCCAACATAGCATCCCTGTTCAACCCATTTTAAATTGGTCTCTAGGGAACCTATGGGTTCGTCCTGAATTTTTATCAAAGATTTCCTCAGATATCCCTCTAATTTTAAATATTCAAGCCACCTACAGCCATAGTAAAAACAAACTCACAATATCACGAAAATCTTCAGAAATTACCCATGGATATTGGAATACCCATTGTATAGGTGCTGAATTAGGATCTTCTTTATCCTTTGATTTCTATGAAGAACATAATATCTTTCATCATATCCTCCCCTTTATGAATCTCCAAGGAGTCTATGCTTATCAAAGGAAATTTAAAGAAGAAGGAGAGAAAAAACATGAAATTACCAGCAGTAAATTAGGAAATATCTCCCTCCCTGTGGGCATACGTTTGGAAGGACATACCTCACAATGGCCGATTTTCTATGCAACCTCTGTAGCGTTCATTGCAGATCTATACCGTCAAAATCCCTGTTCTACAATTACTGCTACTTATGAACCTTTCGCTATATGGGAAACCTCAGGAACAAACCTAGAAAGACAAGCACTAGCAGCACAACTATCGATGCATTGTGCTATTTTAGAGAACATCACGCTATTTTCAAAATGCTGCGCAGAGATACGTAAATCCTCACAGTACTATTCAGGAGATATCGGCAGTCAGTTCTTATTTTAA